The Sulfurospirillum diekertiae genomic sequence TAACCGTGTGAGTTACGGTGTACAAGACTTTAACGATGAGGTTCAAAAAGCAATCCACCGCATTCAGCCTTACGAGGTGACAAACAATGTTGTGAAAATGGCAAAAAGTTCAGGCATTAAGTCGATCAACATGGACTTAATTTATGGGCTTCCGTATCAAACCTTTGAGACATTTCAAGAGACCTTGCGTTTGGCGGTTTCACTTGATCCGAGCCGTTTGGCGGTGTTTAACTACGCGCACGTGCCGTGGATGAAAAAATCGATGCGTAAAATTGATGAGACCACACTGCCTCATCCAAGCGTCAAGCTTGCTATTATGCGCTATACGATTGATTATTTAGAGTCCAATGGTTATAAAATGATCGGGATGGATCACTTTGCTAAGCCTGATGACGAGCTTTTCTTGGCGATTGAAAAAGGCGAATTGCATCGCAATTTTCAAGGATACACGACCAAAGGTGGCGCGGACTTAATCGGTATTGGTTTGACGAGCATCGGCGAAGGCTTGAAGCACTATGTGCAAAACTTTAAAGAGATGGATGCGTACGAAAAGGCGATTGATGCGGGTGTTCTGCCTGTGCATCGCGGTCTGACACTCAATGAGGATGATGTGCTTAGAAAAGCAGTCATTATGGAGATGATGAGCAACTTCAAACTTAATATCGCTGGCATTGAAGCCCAGTTTGGCATCGACTTTTTTGATTATTTTGCCGATGCTGTAGCTGCCCT encodes the following:
- the hemN gene encoding oxygen-independent coproporphyrinogen III oxidase; protein product: MIDFDKFAKYSKPGPRYTSYPTAPEFHEGFTHQSYESILATQDKSRKLSLYFHLPFCRSACYFCGCNVVYTSKEDKKERYISYLERELELLSQHLDTSREVIQMHFGGGTPTFFSAHQLKRIIGAIRSHFKNFAKDAEISCEIDPRYLTKEQLDVLICNGFNRVSYGVQDFNDEVQKAIHRIQPYEVTNNVVKMAKSSGIKSINMDLIYGLPYQTFETFQETLRLAVSLDPSRLAVFNYAHVPWMKKSMRKIDETTLPHPSVKLAIMRYTIDYLESNGYKMIGMDHFAKPDDELFLAIEKGELHRNFQGYTTKGGADLIGIGLTSIGEGLKHYVQNFKEMDAYEKAIDAGVLPVHRGLTLNEDDVLRKAVIMEMMSNFKLNIAGIEAQFGIDFFDYFADAVAALAPFEQEELVIVDRVAKKILVNTTGTLLIRNIVMPFDAYLQKIPEDKRRFSKTV